The Solibacillus sp. FSL R7-0682 genome includes a window with the following:
- a CDS encoding arylamine N-acetyltransferase: MVNINDTITKYLDCLNIHLEKPSYNYLEQICSAQLNTYPFENISKLLYFRNNNYSNFEIPSFELFTENYCEYNFGGTCYTLNSNLMILLKGIGFDCYHVMLGEEHLGIIVKIDNKHFYVDCGAAAPFFKPVHLNNYENISLFGKDEVYILPEEPQRNKYKYVRYTNGKKSGKTWHFNSRKEANVSDFNELIEKSNKPNAPFMTILRCQLYQIHKQRSVSLVNNTFSIRYSNGETSVQTLSSAEEIRAVISEEFMLPKLPVQDAIDVLETLNIDIFTQNTN, from the coding sequence TTGGTAAATATAAATGATACTATAACTAAATATTTGGATTGTCTTAATATACATTTAGAGAAGCCTTCATATAATTATTTAGAACAAATTTGTAGTGCACAATTAAATACTTATCCCTTTGAGAATATCAGTAAATTACTTTATTTTAGAAATAATAATTATAGTAATTTTGAAATACCTTCATTTGAGTTATTTACTGAGAATTATTGCGAATACAACTTTGGAGGAACTTGCTACACCTTAAATTCTAACTTAATGATCTTATTAAAGGGGATAGGGTTTGATTGTTATCATGTTATGCTTGGGGAGGAACACTTGGGCATTATAGTAAAAATTGATAATAAGCATTTTTATGTTGATTGTGGTGCTGCCGCTCCCTTTTTTAAGCCGGTACATTTGAATAATTATGAGAATATTTCTCTTTTTGGTAAAGATGAGGTATATATATTACCAGAAGAGCCACAAAGAAATAAGTATAAATATGTTCGCTATACTAATGGTAAAAAAAGTGGGAAAACATGGCACTTTAATTCTCGGAAGGAAGCTAATGTTAGCGATTTTAATGAGCTAATAGAAAAATCCAATAAACCTAATGCCCCATTTATGACTATTTTAAGATGCCAACTATATCAAATTCATAAACAAAGAAGTGTTTCTTTAGTAAATAATACATTCAGTATACGTTATTCAAATGGTGAAACATCTGTTCAAACTTTATCCTCGGCGGAGGAAATAAGAGCAGTCATATCAGAAGAATTTATGTTACCAAAATTACCAGTTCAAGACGCTATTGACGTTTTAGAGACATTAAATATAGACATTTTTACACAAAACACAAATTAG
- a CDS encoding GNAT family N-acetyltransferase, whose protein sequence is MQIQKYTPEYEDSWLRCRLLAYFYTSLYEDVETSKPTFNGRPSIELIAIEDGMVVGLLDMVLDTEELKTSFLGKGLGAFLKTIAVHPDYQSKGIGNKLYETALKELENTPIEFIELYTRGDKQANNFYKKLGFDLLSETYDVFGLEKGIRDTISVGIEKKRIKAFHEDGKPCDYVIVDAVYEVFDLKALEKIEYDRYYPARGYLKKI, encoded by the coding sequence ATGCAAATTCAAAAGTACACACCCGAATACGAAGATAGCTGGTTACGCTGTCGTTTACTCGCTTATTTTTATACGTCTTTATACGAAGATGTAGAAACATCAAAACCTACTTTCAACGGACGCCCGTCAATTGAATTAATCGCAATAGAGGATGGAATGGTTGTAGGACTTTTAGATATGGTACTTGATACAGAGGAATTAAAAACATCTTTTCTAGGAAAAGGGCTAGGTGCGTTTTTAAAAACGATTGCCGTTCATCCAGATTATCAATCAAAAGGCATTGGGAATAAACTTTACGAAACAGCTTTAAAGGAACTTGAAAATACTCCGATTGAATTTATTGAATTATATACACGTGGAGATAAACAAGCAAATAATTTTTATAAAAAATTAGGATTTGATTTATTGTCAGAGACGTATGATGTATTTGGACTCGAAAAAGGTATAAGAGATACAATCTCTGTGGGTATAGAAAAAAAAAGGATTAAGGCATTTCATGAAGATGGAAAACCTTGTGATTATGTAATCGTTGATGCAGTTTATGAAGTATTCGATTTAAAAGCATTAGAAAAAATTGAATATGACCGTTATTACCCTGCGCGAGGATATTTGAAAAAAATATGA
- a CDS encoding GNAT family N-acetyltransferase, whose translation MNDLFTIDCGEILLREFRIEDVDAIYELTSQPEVYEFLPDWRSTREQRLDWVTNYEIPDNKEFLANVPSIGERWLKLGIVLKETNEFIGFCNTGIKEELSGPNREVAYSISKDYRNKGYTTQAVKGLVNYLFENTDVEQLNAVVLPRNVASNKVIAKCGFHLRGNVEIENQLHYHYTLVKK comes from the coding sequence ATGAACGATTTATTTACAATTGACTGCGGTGAAATACTATTAAGAGAGTTTAGAATAGAAGATGTAGATGCTATTTATGAACTGACTTCACAACCCGAAGTTTATGAGTTTTTGCCAGATTGGCGTTCGACTAGAGAACAAAGATTAGATTGGGTTACAAATTATGAGATACCAGATAATAAAGAGTTTTTAGCTAATGTCCCAAGCATAGGCGAAAGGTGGCTGAAGTTGGGCATTGTTTTAAAAGAAACTAATGAATTTATTGGTTTTTGTAATACCGGTATCAAAGAGGAATTAAGTGGACCAAATAGAGAAGTTGCTTACTCTATCTCTAAGGATTATAGAAATAAGGGGTACACAACACAAGCAGTAAAAGGATTAGTAAATTACCTATTTGAAAACACTGATGTTGAACAATTGAATGCTGTGGTTCTTCCACGCAATGTAGCTTCAAATAAAGTAATAGCAAAATGTGGCTTTCATCTTAGAGGGAATGTTGAGATTGAAAATCAACTACATTATCATTATACACTTGTAAAAAAATAA
- a CDS encoding YunG family protein: protein MEIERIANALCKSWSAESSTKWSKDNPTAGQCGVTALVVNDLLGGEIKKTKLPDGWHFYNFIKNKRYDFTASQFRERILYTDISSNRDEAYADTNEGQYAYLKQKVLDSLFN from the coding sequence ATGGAAATAGAACGAATAGCGAATGCTTTGTGTAAATCATGGTCTGCAGAATCAAGTACAAAATGGAGCAAAGATAATCCCACAGCGGGGCAATGTGGAGTTACTGCATTAGTTGTAAATGATTTATTGGGCGGTGAAATAAAAAAAACTAAACTCCCAGATGGGTGGCACTTTTATAATTTTATTAAAAACAAAAGATATGATTTCACAGCTTCTCAATTTAGAGAGAGAATTTTATATACGGACATTAGCTCTAATAGAGATGAAGCATATGCAGATACTAATGAAGGTCAATACGCCTATTTAAAACAAAAAGTTTTAGATTCCTTATTTAACTAA
- a CDS encoding GNAT family N-acetyltransferase: MLTSNVKIEELNEENWYECCKLKLSEKQTEYLESNAISIAQSKYEPSLKPFAIYYEDKVVGFLMFNTEKEELDEYWVFRIMIDENYQGKGIGKAATKLMISEMSKLPDAEKIVVGYHPENQEAHHLYASLGFIDNGDRFGKEMAVIKYINE; encoded by the coding sequence ATGCTTACAAGTAATGTGAAAATTGAAGAATTGAACGAAGAGAACTGGTATGAATGCTGTAAATTGAAATTATCCGAGAAACAAACAGAGTATTTGGAGTCAAATGCCATATCAATTGCCCAATCAAAGTATGAACCGTCATTAAAACCTTTTGCAATTTACTATGAAGATAAAGTAGTGGGTTTCCTTATGTTTAACACTGAAAAAGAGGAACTTGATGAATATTGGGTATTTAGGATAATGATTGATGAGAATTATCAAGGTAAAGGTATAGGGAAAGCTGCGACAAAGTTAATGATTTCAGAGATGAGTAAGTTGCCAGATGCAGAAAAGATTGTTGTTGGTTATCATCCGGAAAATCAGGAAGCACATCACCTATATGCCAGTTTAGGATTTATTGATAATGGCGACCGATTTGGAAAGGAAATGGCTGTTATCAAATATATAAACGAGTGA